GCCCAGGAGAGGCGCACTCCGGTGAACAACAGGGCATGCAAGAAGCTCTGAGTGCAGACCTTCATGCCACGGAAGTCCAGCGCCACGGGCTCGCGTCGTACCAAGTGGCCTTCGATCGTAGCGGCGAGCCGAGCCGCTCCGCTGATGTCCTCGGCAACGGGGTGGACGACGAAGCTACTGACTCCTTCAGGCGGCTTCTCGAACCTCATCCACGGCGCGAGATCGCGTGACGGGGCGCGCTCTCGGGCCTTGCTAGCGATGACCTCGATGAGCCCAGCGTGATCGTGGACCTCACCGAGCGGAATCTCGAACGCGACGAGGGTCCCTGGAAAGCCACTGCCGGTGGGAGCCACTTCTTCGATGTGCGCTCCCGCATAGCCGTCTTCGTGACCTCGAAGACTCAGAGCCGCACCGCGGCTGGCGAGCAGCAAGCGGCCCTGGGTGAGCTTGGTCATTTCGGAGATGAAGAAGAGTCCCATGCCGGCGTTGTACGCAGATCCGGTCCTCCCCTTGGTGAAAGTGCCCGAGATATGAGGCCGCAATGCAAAGACGAGTGCGGCCGACGGCGACTCGAGCTCTGGGTGGCTCGCTCGCAACGCTTCCAGGACCCCGACGCCAGCGTCAGCGACGGCCACCTGTATGACCGCGCGTGGGTAACCTGCATAACCCGCCTTCATGAGCTGCGCCGCGACGACTCCGCCCTTGGGGTCACGCGAGTGCTGCACGGCGTTCCGCATCAACTCCACCAACACGTAGAGCAGCGTGCTCCGCGTCTCGTCTTCCTCTGACGCAGGCAGCATCAGGTCGACGATGCGTCGGGCAACTCGCTCTACCTCCTGGATATCGCGGATCCGCTGCAGCTTGATGGTCCGCCCGGCCTCGCCGAGGGTTGTCGATGGCAGTCCTGCGACGACGTCCTCGAATCCGACTGCAGATGCGAAGCGTCCTGCTTCACTTGTTCGCGAGTTGGCGACCTCCAGCGCCGGCTCGCCGTTGCGCCGCGCCAAGGCTGCGAGTCCCGCGAGTGCCCACATCTCCACCGTGCCGATATCGTCCAGGCTCAGATGCTGCGGGACGTGATCGTCACGAAAGAGCCGAAGGAACGACGCTGGTGCCCGGAGTTGGTAGCGGGGAAGCTGGGTCACCGAAGGGGTATATCGTGCCATGGGAACGCGCGCTATCGCGGGTACAGTGATCAACATGACCTACCGCGATGAACTAGCCGCCGCGCACGCGCGCATCGAGGCGCTGGAGCAGCAGCTCGCGTCCACGGACTCGGTGCGGGAGACGCATGCCACGCAGGTGCGCGCCGAGGCCGCGCGTGAGCACGGCGAAGAGCTCCGCACGTTGAGAGCACAGCTCGCCACACTGGAGCAAGCGCTCCGCGAGCAGCAGGAGGTGGTCGCTGCACAGCGCGATCAGAGCAACGCGGCACGACTCACCGCGGAATCCAACATGGAGAGTCAGCGCGCCGTCCAGGCGGCCGAGGGCGAGAGAGCCAAGGCCCTGCTCGAAGCCACCGAGCAGGCGGGCGAGGTCCGGCTCAGCGTCGCGATTCAGGAGCGTCAGCAAGCCGAGGACGAGCTGGTCGAGCTTGCCGGGCTCACCCGTGCTGCCGGCCTGCGCGTCTACCGAGAGCGCCTGGTGGCAGTCACCAAGGAGCGCGCGCAGCTGGCCGCCGAGCGGGAGGCACCCGCCGAGCTCCGCGCCGACGCCACGACCGAGGAGCAGGTGCGCTTCGCCATGGCTCAACGCGCGGTGGAGATGAAGCAGCGCGTGGACGAGAAGCTGGCCGAGCGCGAGGCGCGCCTCGCTCGCATTTGCGCTGCCCTCGAACGAACACTGCAGGAGTAGAGCGCGCGACTCTGATGCGGCTCGCCGACGCAGGCGGGGCCGCCGCGGGAGTAGCCGTCCCTATGCGGTACGCGCCGCGCGCCGTCGATACAGCTTGATGCGACGCGCACGCTCGATGCGCGTGGTGGCGCTCAGCCGATGGCGGTGCCCCTCGAGCAGATCACTGCGCGTCACGATACCCAGCAGCTTGCCGCCTTCGATCACGGGCAAGCGACCGATGCCTTCACTGAGCATGACGTTCGCCGCGTCCCGCAGGCTGGCAGACGGCTCGATGGACACCACCGGCCGGCTCAACAGCACCTCGAGCCTGCCGGAGTCGAGGGCCCACGCGAAGATGTCGCGCTGCGTGAGCACACCCAGCACGTGACCCGTCTCGTCCACCACCGGGAACCCATGATGCTCGGTGGCGGGCACGCCCGAGCGCAGCCAGTTGCGCACGGTCACCACGCTCTGGCTGGCCTTCAGCGTGTCCACGTCGCGCAGGCCCACGTCGCGCACCAGCACCTGCTCCAAGTAGTCGGCGGCGTACTCCGACGGGATGGGTCGCCCGCGCCGCGCGATCTTCTCCGTCATGATCGAGTTCTTCATGAGCGTGCACGAGAGCAGGTAGGCCGCGCCGCAGCCGCCCAGCAGCGGCAACAGGCCCATGGGCTGCCGCGTGGCCTCGAACGCGAACACCACCGACGCGAGGGGCGCCCGCGAAGCACCCGCGAACAGGGCCGCCATGCCGACCAGCGCGCCCACGCGCACGTCCATGCCCGCCGAGGGGAGCAGCCACGCCAAGCCCGCCGCGGTGGCTGCACCGAGACCGCCGCCGATGGTGAAGAGCGGCGCCAGCGTGCCGCCCGAGGTGCCGCTGCCCAACGAGAACAGCCACGACACGAGCTTGCATCCGCACAGCACCGCGAGGGCCGTGCCGGCGAGGTCGCCCGACACCATCTGCTCGATGTTGTCGTAGCCCACGCCCATGGTGCGCGGCGCGAAGTAGCCGATGACGCCCACGGGGATGGCGCCCAGCGCGGGCCACCACATCCAGTGGATGGGCAGGCGCGCGAAGCCATCTTCCACGGCGTACACCGCCTTGGTGATCAGCACGGCCGCGATGCCCGCCACCGCACCCACCATTACGTAGCCCGCGAGTGCCGAAGGGGACGGCGCCTGCAGCTCGCGCACCACGAACGCGGGGGCGGTGCCCTCGAAGGCGATGCGCATCCCCGCGGCGCTGACGCTGGCCAAGATCACCGGGATGAGCGAGCGCGGTCGGTACTCGAACAGCAACAGCTCGATGGCCAGCAGCACCGCGGACACGGGCGCGCCGAAGGTGGCCGACATGCCCGCCGCCGCGCCGGCCGCCAGCAGCGTCTTGCGCTCGTCGGCGGAGATCTTGGCGTACTGCCCGACCAGCGAACCGAGCGCGCCGCCCGTGGCGATGATGGGCCCCTCGGCGCCGAAGGGCCCGCCGGTGCCGATGGAGATCACGGCGGAGAGCGGCTTGAGCAGCAGCACGCGTGCAGGGATCTTGCTCTGGTTGAAGAGCACCTGCTCCATGGCCTCGGGGATGCCGTGGCCGCGGATGGCGGCCGAGCCGTAGCGGGCCATCACGCCCACGATCAGCGCTCCCACCACGGGGACCAACACCACCGCCCAGCCGAGCGCGTTGCCGGCCGGCGAGCGGTCCACGAACGACAGCTCGCCGTAGAAGGCGAGGTTGGTGATCAGCGCGATGCTGGCCCCGAGCAGGTGGGCCACCCCCGCGGCCACGATGCCAATCAGGATCGCAGCACCCGAGAGACCCACCACGCGCCGGCCCACGGGGCCCCGACCATGGGCAGCGCCGATGAAGCGCAGCAGCGGGCCCATCGACGGGGCAACGGGCAGGCCGGAGCGCTCAGCCAGCTTTGGCACGCGCCCTCCCTCGCGCCTTGGGCGTCTCCTCGGGCGCACCCTCGAAGAACAGCGGGGCATCGGCCTGATCGAGCGGCGCAGCCTCGAGAGGAGCGGCTTCCAGCAGCGCGGCCAAGCCGAGGTGCAGCTGCTTGCGCTGCCACTGCGGCATCTCCTCGAGCGCCGAGAACAACTTGTGTTGATACGGTTCGGGGGCGCGGCCCAGCAGCGCCTGCCCAGCCGGGGTCACGCTCAGCACGCTCTTGCGTCGGTCCGCGGGATCCTGGCCACGGGTGACCAAGCCCTTCTCCTGGAGCTTGCCCACCACGACCGACGCGGAGCTCGGGTCGGTCAGCGTGCGCTCGGAGAGCCGCCGGATGGAGAGGTTGGGCTCGGCGGCGATCTCACCGAGGACGAACAGCTGCGCGCCGGTCAGCCCCAGCTCGCGCTCCACCGAGTGCGCCGTCACGCGCAGGCCGTGCACCAGCTGGCGCAGCGCCTGCACGATCGCGTGCGTCTCCTCGGGTTTGCTGGAATCCATGGGACTCCATGTAATTAGTTCCGCTCGTTGTCCAGCAGACAGCTTTCGGAGGGGCAGGTGTCCACGACCATGCCACCGGGCCGCGCGAACTGCTCGATCTGGTCGAGCACCGGTGTCTGGAAGCGCAGGTCCGCATGCGCGCTGTTGTCGCTGGCGAGCTGCACGCTGCCCAGCGGGAGCGGCTGCACGTCGTCCAGCCGGTAGATCACGAAGGCGCTCGGCACGCTGTTCTCCGTGATCGGCGTGACGTTCCACGGGATGTAGACGCTCGAGTCGAGGGCACCGAGGCGCATGTCGCGCGCGGCCATGTCGGACGCGGCGTTCGAGACCTCGGTGTCGTAGCGCGAGATCTGGAACAGCACGCGCCGGTTGCTGATGTCCACGCCCGGCAGCGCGTCGCGCAGGATGTGGCTCACGTACGCATCGGGCTCGGCCAGCGACCAGATCGGCTGCGACGACACCACCAGCCAGTCGCGGTCCAGCTTGCGTCGGTAGGAGAAGCTCATGAGCACGTCGTACTGCACGAAGTCGAGGCTGCGCCGCACCAGCGTGGAGTAGTTCACGGCGCCCACCTGCAGCACGTACGCGTCGATGGTGTCGGAGAGCGCGGCCAGCGTGCCGCCCATGATGCCGCCCTGGCTGATGCCGTAGTAGTAGCGCGGGTCCGCATCGAGCACTGGCTGCATCACGTCGTCCACTTCGACCTGCAGCTCGGGTAGCGTGGCGCAGGGGCCGCCCGGCGCGAACGCCTTCATGAGCACCAGCGAGTTGATGGTGCCCTGCATCAGCCGCTCACCCATCGCGTCGAAGTTGCCGAAGTCGGTGAGCACGCCGCTCAGCAGGAAGCTCAGGTCGCCCTCGCTCAAGCCCCAGTAGTCGGTGCCGAAGCCCACCATCTTGCTGCGCTCGAGGAGGACGCGGACCCCGCCGCTCGAGGTCTGGCTACCCGCCCCCAACAGGCCGTGCCCGTGCATGATGCCGCGCGCCGGTCCGTCGCCGGCCAGCACCTGGTCGCGCACGCTCGGCGGGATGGCCACCTCGAACGGAGCCTGCGCCGTGCCGTTGTAGGTGATCTCGCCGCTCGCGTTGCGATGCGCGCGCACCCCCGCCTCCGCCGTCTCCATGTAGAGCGGCACCGTGAACGTGCCCCGCACGCGTCGGTACAAGGTGTCGTTCACGTTCTCGTCCACGCTCGTGACCGTGCAGGTCCCGAGGTCGTCGGTCCCGGCCGCCCAGCGCGTCTTGGTGTCGTCCCACATGCCCAGCAGCTCGCCGCGAATGGATTGGCCGCTGCCCGTGTGGAAGTCCCAGGCCAGCAACAGCTCACCGCGAGGCACACCGGCCGTGTCCAGCAGCTCGAAGACGTCCTCCATGCTGGCGCGTCGGTCTTCGATGTCCGCCACGCTGGTGGTCTCCTGATCGCGCAGCACGCGGAAGTACTCGCTGGGGGCCACGAGCGAGCCGTCCATCAGACGCAGGCCCGCGCGGATGGCCGCCACGTAGCGATGGTTCTCTTGCAGGCGCGTCGCCGGCCGCATGTAGAACGTGGTGGTGTTGGGGTCCTGGGCGTTCCACTTGTCGATCTCGGCGAAGTGCGCGACCAGCTCACCGGTCGTCGCGTCCAAGAGCAGCGTCTGCGAGCTGGCCACCAGCGTGTCCATGATGTGCAGCTCGTCCGCCAGGTTCTCGTCGTCCAGCTTGCCGGCGAAGCCCGTCATCAACGTGGTGCTGGGGCTGAAGCCATCGAAGCGCTCCCACGTGCTGGTGCGCGTGATGATGCGGCCGCGTCCGTCGCGCGGCATGTGTTCCTCGGGGAGGTCCACGCGGAAGCCCGTCTCCGTGCTGCTGTCCGCGGTGAGGAAGCGGCTCGACGGCCACGGCAGCATGCAGTGCAGCGGCTCGAGGTTCTCGCAGCCCTCCGTGACGGGGATCTCTGGCCCCGCGTCCACCGGGCCGTTGTCGTCGGGTCCGCCATCCACGGGGACGTCCACGTGACCGTCGCCGCACGCGCTGAACAGCGCGGGGAGCAAGAGCAGGGAGAGCGGGAAGGGCTTGATTCGAGTGGGCATGGGTCTCGCGTTCATGGAGTGAGCCGCGCGGGCTCGACGATGGTGACGGGCGCGCCGTCCCAGGCGGAGTCGAGGAAGCCGAACCAGGCATCGGCGCCCGTCGGGTTGTCGGCGATGTCGGCGTGCGTGGCGGGAGCGCGGCCAGCGCCCTCTTCCATCCACTCCACCTGCACGGCGCCGGCGACGTGCGCGCCGCTCATGCTGCTCACGGAGGCGATGCCCAGATCGGGGCGCAGCACGTCGCCCACGATCGGGATGTCCAGCGCCCGGATCAGCGTGAACTGCGAGGAGTTCGGCACCACCGAGTCACGCACCACCATGCCCAGCACGATGTCGGGCACGTCGCCGCGCAGGCGGTCGCCCATCACGTGCGGTGCCCAGCTGGCGCCATCCCCGCGGTCCATGGCGGTCTGGAACATCTCGGCCACCAGCAGCGTCAGGCGCGCGTCGCGGCCCTGTCCCGGCAGGAAGATCTCGAGCGCTCCCTGGATGATGCTCTCGTCGTTGACCACCACGTCGGAGAGGCGGCCGCCGGGGACCACCAGCGCGGTGGCGCTGAAGGCGTCGGACTGCGACAGCAGCTGCGGAGCCATGATGCCGCCCAGCGACACGCTGACCGACAGCGTGTTGCGCAGTTAGAATGTTATGTAAACTTTCCGTACAACAGCTTGAAAGTGTTCATGTTTCCTATGGGCAACACGTGCTCGACTGCGAAGCGCACGCGGTCCCCCTCGAGCTGCACGCGCATCCCGTCGGCCACGAAGCGCACGCCCTCCCCGTCCACGTCGACCAGGTCCCGCTGACCGTAGCTGAATAGCGCACGCACCTGCCAGGGGGCGTCCGAGTTGGGCGGCACGCTGACCGGTGGCGTGCCGGCTCCACGTGGGCCTCCTCCACCACAGCTACCACCGACGACACTGAACAAGGCCACCGCAAGCCCCGTGCGGAGAGAATGGAACACCGTCATGCCAGGAGGCTCTCACACTTCAGCGCCGGTGACGCACGGGGGCTGGCTTCGACGCGTCGCTCTGACGCGCTGTCGGTGGTGCGGAGTCGCTTGCCGCGCGTCATCTCCGCCCGTAGCATCGAAGCATGACGTCGACTGCCGAGCGTCGCGCAACCTACGAAGAACTTCGCGCGCTGCCCGAGAACGTGACGGGCGAGATCATCGCCGGCGAGCTGTACACGCAGCCGCGTCCCACGGGGCCACACACGTTCGTGGCATCCGGTCTCGGCATGGATCTGGGCTCTCCTTTCGACCGCGGTCGCGGTGGCCCCGGAGGTTGGATTTTCGCTGTCGAGCCCGAGCTTCACCTTCATGGCGATGTGCTCGTGCCCGACCTGGCCGCCTGGCGCGTGGAGCGCCTCCCGCCTGAAGCGCGCGTGGGCGCCAGCTTCAGCGTGGTCCCCGACTGGGTGGCTGAAGTGGCATCGCCCTCGACCACGCAACGCGACCGACTGATCAAGGTGCCCGTGTACGCCTCACACGGTGTTGCACACCTCTGGCTGGTCGAGCCGGTCGAGGGTCGCGTGGAAGCCTACGAGCTGAACGCAGGCCGCTGGGTATGGCTG
This sequence is a window from Sandaracinaceae bacterium. Protein-coding genes within it:
- a CDS encoding chloride channel protein produces the protein MGPLLRFIGAAHGRGPVGRRVVGLSGAAILIGIVAAGVAHLLGASIALITNLAFYGELSFVDRSPAGNALGWAVVLVPVVGALIVGVMARYGSAAIRGHGIPEAMEQVLFNQSKIPARVLLLKPLSAVISIGTGGPFGAEGPIIATGGALGSLVGQYAKISADERKTLLAAGAAAGMSATFGAPVSAVLLAIELLLFEYRPRSLIPVILASVSAAGMRIAFEGTAPAFVVRELQAPSPSALAGYVMVGAVAGIAAVLITKAVYAVEDGFARLPIHWMWWPALGAIPVGVIGYFAPRTMGVGYDNIEQMVSGDLAGTALAVLCGCKLVSWLFSLGSGTSGGTLAPLFTIGGGLGAATAAGLAWLLPSAGMDVRVGALVGMAALFAGASRAPLASVVFAFEATRQPMGLLPLLGGCGAAYLLSCTLMKNSIMTEKIARRGRPIPSEYAADYLEQVLVRDVGLRDVDTLKASQSVVTVRNWLRSGVPATEHHGFPVVDETGHVLGVLTQRDIFAWALDSGRLEVLLSRPVVSIEPSASLRDAANVMLSEGIGRLPVIEGGKLLGIVTRSDLLEGHRHRLSATTRIERARRIKLYRRRAARTA
- a CDS encoding winged helix-turn-helix transcriptional regulator, coding for MDSSKPEETHAIVQALRQLVHGLRVTAHSVERELGLTGAQLFVLGEIAAEPNLSIRRLSERTLTDPSSASVVVGKLQEKGLVTRGQDPADRRKSVLSVTPAGQALLGRAPEPYQHKLFSALEEMPQWQRKQLHLGLAALLEAAPLEAAPLDQADAPLFFEGAPEETPKARGRARAKAG
- a CDS encoding Uma2 family endonuclease, with amino-acid sequence MTSTAERRATYEELRALPENVTGEIIAGELYTQPRPTGPHTFVASGLGMDLGSPFDRGRGGPGGWIFAVEPELHLHGDVLVPDLAAWRVERLPPEARVGASFSVVPDWVAEVASPSTTQRDRLIKVPVYASHGVAHLWLVEPVEGRVEAYELNAGRWVWLGTWAEERAAAIPPFDAVPLDLIRLWESTGLRG